The region TCAAACAGCGTGGGGGTGAAATCGAGGTATTTTTCCGTTGACCACAGTTGCTCTTCCGGCCACTGCCCTTTGGTCGCCGGCTCGTAGGCCAGACCCTTGCCTTTAGACATACCGTAAGTGGTTTTCATGCCCGGTACACCGCACTGAACACGAATCGCTTTAAACCCCATCTCTTTGTGACGCGCATAGTCTTCCAGTACGTCATCGACGGTATGACCCGTGGTGTGACAGTAGACCATAACACCTTCACGCGATGCGCCACCCAGTAACTGGTAGAGCGGCATATTCGCGGCCTTCGCTTTGATATCCCACAGCGCCATATCCACAGCAGAGATCGCTGACATGGTCACCGGACCGCGACGCCAGTACGCGCCTTTGTAGAAAAACTGCCAGATATCTTCAATCCGGTGTGCATCACGGCCGATAAGCTGCGGACACACGTGATCTTTCAGGTAGGACGCGACAGACAGCTCGCGACCATTCAGTGTGGCATCCCCTAACCCGGTAATCCCGTCCTCTGTCGTGATCTTCAGCGTGACAAAATTACGTCCCGGACAGGTGACAAAAACGTCGGCCCCTACAATTTTCATGCTTTGTTCCTTACATCTCTTCTTGTGATGCAAGAAATTTACCCAACCGGACTACTACCATACAAGTATGATGATCAAAAAAACGCTTACCGATCACAAAAAAGGCGCTATGCGCGCCCCCACCCGGCGACAATGATCAACATGCCGCAAAGGGCAATCAACGCCCCGGACCAGTCGTAAAGACTGAGCTTCACACCCTCGACAATACGTAGCCATAACAGCGCGGTAATGACATACACGCCACCATAGGCAGCATACACTCGCCCGCTTGCGGCCGGATGTAACGTCAATAACCAGACAAATAAAGCCAGCGACACTCCGGCCGGTATCAACAACCAGGCCGTCGCGCCACGCTTAAGCCAAAGCCAGGGTAAAAAGCAGCCTACAATCTCGCAGAGCGCGGTGATGAAAAAAAGGAGTGTTGTCTTAAGCATTTAAGTGATGTCGTGATATTCGGTTTAACCATAATACGACAGAATGTGGTTAGCGTATCCATATCCGCTGAGTGGGTATGCTCCAGAGCAGGAAATAGTGTAGAATTTAGCCCTGTTTTCGCGTTTTTTTCCCTTTCTCATTAAAGGAATTCACCATGAACAATACACTGACCAAACGCCTGTGCCTGACGGGAATGCTTACGCTGGCGGCGGCTGTGTACACCACTTCCGTATTTGCTGAAACCAGTAAACTGGTCATTGAGTCCGGGGACAGTGCGCAAAGTCGTCAACAGGCCGCCATGGAAAAAGAACAATGGAACGATACGCGTCAG is a window of Citrobacter sp. Marseille-Q6884 DNA encoding:
- a CDS encoding YnfA family protein, translated to MLKTTLLFFITALCEIVGCFLPWLWLKRGATAWLLIPAGVSLALFVWLLTLHPAASGRVYAAYGGVYVITALLWLRIVEGVKLSLYDWSGALIALCGMLIIVAGWGRA
- a CDS encoding DUF1283 family protein, which produces MNNTLTKRLCLTGMLTLAAAVYTTSVFAETSKLVIESGDSAQSRQQAAMEKEQWNDTRQLRHKVNTRTEKEWDKADAAFDSRDKCEQSANINAYWEPNTLRCLDRRTGRTVAP